One genomic window of Streptomyces sp. NBC_01498 includes the following:
- a CDS encoding phosphatase, which yields MLSTGLPRARLRDHLLAAGLAGPVATNREDSLRSYRLFAAHDPRATLGLRPEQPWPERDVLRLMADRCGVSGDPAEVSGGDVIDPERTLSGLDAFAGRLRAAAGRRAPVLFGTGHPDRLGGFYGGLADALSAAGCLVITPAKGRCIDITTRFGVRTHALDYVRGVALVRKSGASRAGSETGAHSHSPLPVRVALESAAALGGPLPELVVGDHGWVCGAGQLGIEAIGLAATDDPALFVGEAEGRVSVVVPVDDGVRSDCYRPLTRYVLNRACLSQ from the coding sequence GTGTTGAGCACCGGACTTCCACGGGCCCGTCTGCGGGACCATCTGCTGGCCGCCGGACTTGCCGGGCCGGTGGCCACCAACCGTGAGGACAGCCTGCGCAGTTACCGGCTGTTCGCCGCCCACGATCCGCGCGCGACCCTGGGCCTCCGCCCCGAACAGCCCTGGCCCGAGCGGGACGTGCTGCGGCTCATGGCCGACCGGTGCGGTGTCTCCGGCGATCCCGCCGAGGTCTCGGGCGGTGATGTCATCGACCCCGAGCGGACGTTGAGCGGTCTCGACGCCTTCGCCGGGCGACTGCGCGCGGCGGCCGGGCGACGCGCTCCCGTGCTGTTCGGGACCGGGCACCCTGACCGGCTGGGCGGCTTCTACGGGGGGCTGGCAGACGCTTTGTCGGCGGCCGGGTGCCTCGTCATCACCCCTGCGAAGGGGCGATGTATCGACATAACGACCCGGTTCGGCGTACGCACGCATGCCCTGGACTACGTACGGGGAGTCGCGTTGGTGCGGAAATCCGGGGCATCGCGCGCCGGGAGTGAGACCGGCGCGCACAGCCATTCGCCCCTCCCCGTTCGGGTGGCTCTGGAGTCCGCGGCGGCGCTCGGCGGGCCCCTTCCCGAGCTGGTCGTCGGGGACCACGGATGGGTCTGCGGGGCAGGTCAGTTGGGGATTGAGGCCATCGGGCTCGCCGCCACCGACGACCCGGCGCTGTTCGTCGGGGAGGCGGAGGGACGGGTGTCCGTGGTGGTTCCGGTTGACGACGGTGTCCGGTCGGATTGCTACCGGCCACTGACACGCTATGTACTCAATCGAGCGTGTCTGTCACAGTAG
- a CDS encoding helix-turn-helix domain-containing protein, protein MTAGSETPLNEVRFLTVAEVASVMRVSKMTVYRLVHSGHLPAIRVGRSFRVPEQAVHEYLRESFVGVESA, encoded by the coding sequence ATGACTGCTGGCAGCGAGACGCCTCTCAACGAGGTCAGGTTCCTTACCGTGGCGGAAGTCGCCTCGGTGATGCGAGTGTCGAAGATGACCGTGTACCGGCTGGTGCACAGCGGTCATCTGCCGGCGATCCGGGTGGGCAGGTCTTTCCGGGTGCCGGAGCAAGCGGTTCACGAGTATCTCCGCGAGTCCTTCGTGGGGGTCGAATCCGCCTGA